In Vicia villosa cultivar HV-30 ecotype Madison, WI unplaced genomic scaffold, Vvil1.0 ctg.000009F_1_1_3, whole genome shotgun sequence, the following are encoded in one genomic region:
- the LOC131621568 gene encoding bZIP transcription factor TGA10-like: MASSVEKPNQTTTQLEPLPPSQHHQHHHHHHHHQNNQISFGMMQASSSTSLPGNFINKDSAYDLGELDQALFLYLNGQTDTSSIQDQKQNSTSGMRPPTLNIFPSEPMHVEPSSSNSKANMELVSSETSGSRKTNLPKQVFSGSEPSKTVKQPERNHGKGPTSSSEQEGPKTPDPKTLRRLAQNREAARKSRLRKKAYIQQLESSRIRLSQMEQELQRARNQGMFFGGGAVMGGEQNLPISMNSISSEAAMFDVEYARWIEEHHRIVCELRAAVQEHIHEDELRMFVDKFLAQFDQLMHLKSLLAKADIFHLVSGMWVTPAERCFLWIGGFKPSELIKIIVSQIEPVTEQQIMSIYGLQQSTQEGEDALSQGLEALNQSISETISSEPLSYPPNMNNYMEQLARAMNKLSTLESFAREADNLRHQTIHRLNQILTTRQAARCFVAMAEYFHRMRALSSLWLARPRQE; the protein is encoded by the exons ATGGCTTCAAGTGTtgaaaaaccaaaccaaaccactaCTCAACTAGAACCACTCCCACcatcacaacatcatcaacatcatcatcatcatcaccatcatcaaaataatcaaatttcatttggaatgatgcaagctTCTTCATCAACCTCTCTCCCTGGAAACTTCAT AAATAAAGATTCAGCTTATGATTTAGGTGAATTGGATCAAGCACTTTTTCTCTATCTTAATGGACAAACAGACACATCAAGTATTCAAGACCAAAAAC AAAATTCAACATCAGGAATGAGGCCACCAACTCTTAACATTTTTCCTTCTGAGCCTATGCATGTAGAGCCATCATCTTCCAACTCAAAG gctaacatGGAGTTAGTTTCTTCGGAAACAAGTGGATCAAGGAAAACCAATCTACCAAAACAAGTCTTCTCTGGCTCTGAACCATCCAAAACTGTCAAG CAGCCAGAGAGAAATCATGGTAAGGGTCCAACTTCAAGTTCTGAACAAGAAGGACCTAAAACACCAGATCCCAAG ACACTGAGAAGACTTGCTCAGAATAGAGAAGCAGCTAGAAAAAGCAGGTTGAGAAAAAAG GCATATATTCAGCAGCTTGAGTCAAGCAGAATTAGGCTTAGTCAAATGGAACAAGAGCTACAGCGTGCTAGAAATCAA GGCATGTTCTTTGGTGGAGGTGCAGTCATGGGAGGAGAACAAAACCTTCCTATTTCAATGAACAGCATTAGCTCAG agGCCGCGATGTTTGACGTGGAATATGCAAGGTGGATAGAGGAGCACCACCGTATAGTATGCGAACTAAGAGCGGCGGTTCAAGAGCACATTCATGAGGATGAGCTTAGAATGTTTGTGGACAAATTCTTGGCACAATTTGATCAACTAATGCATCTTAAGAGCTTACTTGCAAAAGCAGACATATTCCATCTAGTTTCTGGCATGTGGGTGACCCCAGCTGAACGTTGCTTCTTGTGGATTGGTGGATTCAAACCTTCTGAACTCATCAAG ATTATTGTGAGTCAAATTGAGCCTGTAACGGAGCAACAAATAATGAGTATATACGGATTGCAACAATCTACACAAGAAGGAGAAGATGCTCTCTCACAAGGACTTGAAGCTTTGAATCAATCTATTTCAGAAACTATATCATCAGAACCATTGAGCTATCCTCCAAATATGAATAACTACATGGAACAATTGGCTAGGGCCATGAACAAACTTTCCACTCTTGAAAGTTTTGCTAGAGAG GCAGATAATCTACGACACCAAACCATTCACCGTCTGAATCAGATCCTAACGACGCGACAAGCAGCGAGATGTTTTGTTGCCATGGCGGAGTACTTCCATCGAATGCGAGCTTTGAGTTCTCTCTGGTTGGCACGCCCTCGTCAAGAATAG
- the LOC131621526 gene encoding polygalacturonase inhibitor-like, translating to MATTVFRLSLLLILLSNAVSDLCNPQDKKALLQIKKDLNSPYLLASWNPDADCCTDWYTVECDPNTHRINSLTIFDSSTSHTNFSAQIPPSIGLLPYLETLVFKKLPNLTGPLQPAIAKLTNLKFLRISNTNLSGPVPSFLTQLTNLTFLDLSFNNLTGSIPGSLSQLPKLAALHLDRNHLTGSIPSSFGSFKSSLYLYLSHNLLNGSIPTSFVNLNLQNLNVSYNRLCGEIPVGGKLQSFDVYEYFHNKCLCGSPLPNCT from the coding sequence ATGGCAACCACTGTTTTTCGCTTATCCTTGCTTCTGATATTACTATCAAATGCAGTCTCTGATCTATGCAACCCACAAGATAAAAAAGCATTGCTCCAAATCAAGAAAGACCTCAACAGCCCTTACCTTCTAGCCTCATGGAACCCAGACGCCGATTGCTGCACTGACTGGTACACCGTCGAGTGCGACCCCAATACCCACCGTATCAACTCCCTTACTATCTTCGACTCCTCCACCTCACACACCAATTTCTCCGCCCAGATCCCTCCCTCCATCGGCCTGCTTCCATACCTCGAAACTCTCGTCTTTAAAAAACTTCCAAACCTCACAGGCCCACTCCAGCCCGCCATTGCCAAACTCACCAACCTCAAGTTCCTCAGAATCAGTAACACAAATTTATCAGGCCCGGTTCCTTCCTTCTTAACCCAACTCACAAATCTCACGTTTTTAGACCTCTCTTTCAACAACCTTACCGGTTCAATCCCCGGTTCACTCTCTCAGCTTCCAAAACTCGCCGCACTTCACTTGGACCGTAACCACTTAACTGGTTCGATCCCTTCATCGTTTGGTTCGTTTAAGTCCAGTTTATATCTCTATCTCTCCCATAACCTTCTCAATGGTTCCATCCCAACCTCGTTTGTAAACCTCAACCTGCAGAATTTGAATGTGAGTTACAACAGGTTGTGCGGTGAGATTCCGGTTGGTGGAAAATTGCAAAGTTTTGATGTTTATGAATATTTTCATAATAAGTGCTTGTGTGGTTCTCCACTTCCCAACTGTACCTGA